The following is a genomic window from Tachysurus fulvidraco isolate hzauxx_2018 chromosome 24, HZAU_PFXX_2.0, whole genome shotgun sequence.
CGCTGTCTCTGGAGGTCTgcacaaaaacataaacaggTGGCCTTCTAATGAGCTTAAACAGCGATCGGTCTACACCCGTTAGCCTGAACCGTGCTCGCTTCAGAATGGCTAATGGCTCTGGCTCGACCCCTAATTTTAACCTCTTTTACCTTTAACGCCTTTAAACCACTGAGAAagatttaaagtgtttttacGAAAGGTCTTCAGAGCTCTCTGACGTTGTGAATTTGCTGTGTGGAAGAAAATGGTTGTGTTGCTGTATAGTATACGTCTGTAATAATCTAATCCTGGTGTTTAAAATGACAGCCTTATAACTGGACACATAAGCAAACCTCCCCCCACTTGTTTCCTTTTGTAAAACGAGTCAGTGGAGTCAGTCTGCCCCCTGCAGGCGTTTCACCTCAACTGTAACTCCACAGCCTGGGCTGTCACTTTTAAATGAGGTGCAAGAAAGCATCGTCATTTCTTTGTGCACAAGTGCCTTGGGCCAGATAACAGCTTTCAAacaaattgagaaaaaaaaacaagggaaTCGTGTTGTTGCCTGCTAATGATTCTGGTTTGAAAGCAAAAAGTACACCTACTGCTGCCTGCTTCCCAAGCAAGGCCTATGTTACTGTTTAAGCAATTACCCTACTCAAAAGCCTGTCTAGACACCGGGCCTGGCTGGTACACAAGATAAAGTCGATCAAACAGCTGTGGTGAGTTCGTTTAGTTCAGCTTttgagaaatgagagaaaaaggaaaatgcTACTTTGTGCTAGGAAGGTTTTTAAGAACGAATTGGTTCGGGATCCGCCGGGTGGTTACGTAaaaggtcaaaaaaaaaaaaaagcaacaaaagtTACAgatagcagaaaaaaaaaccagcagAGGTGAGGATTAATCAAGCTCTCTGATTGATTTAGTGACCTATGATGATGCTGTCAAGGCTAATACCATCTAATTAATATGCTAGTCATCCGAGATGCTTTAACACGTCTGCAAAGCGAGAAACCCTGAAAAGCAAACACTGGAAAATACTCTAAATCTGCTGGCTTttggaaatcttttttttttttttttaaatgctttcttATTAGACCAGAGCTGCCTAGCAGACCAGGAAGAGATTCGACACTTCTCTTGCAGATGCCAGCACACCTTAATAAAAGAGGAGCTAATAGCTAACAGTGGCAGGCAATTGAGGTTAGTGTTCGTGTGCGGTGGTGTTTTAGGGGAGTGTCGGGAGTAGTGACAGCAGCAGGAATACACAGCTGTGGAGCTGACAGCACCAACAGCCTCACTAACACTCACCTGCTGCATGGCTAACATATGGCAGCCACCGCTGCTCACACTGATTGCACCCCATCACGAGGAGCTTACCATCAAAGTACTGCAAAGCAAATGAGTCTAGTGGCACGAAAAATGTGTGAGGCGCCAGGAGTGaaagagcaaaacaaaacaaaaataaataaatcggaGCACGGAGTTAGGATTTGACGATGGACTCGATAGACTCGTGAAGGACGAACTTGCCGACATGTTCAGTTTAACCGAAGTTAAATATTTATGTCAAAAagattagagagaaaaaagaaaccctGGAGaggaaatgactgtttatagtgTTAACAGGGTCTTGCTTCATGGATGTTTCACAGCATTGAAGCGGAACGATAAACGGAACAAATTccatgttctttaataaataaagactttatGTCTGAGTTTTGGGAAACGATGTTACTTAGAAGTCCGTCACATCAGCATGTGCTCGTTGAGCTGGTGAACCAATTCccaattgattgattaattgattgattgattgattgattgattgattgattgattgattgattgattgattgattgattgattgattgatacgTCAGCGTCTATATCTACTTGCGTGTACACCACAAGGGAAAAGATTGACGTACTTTAGCTTGTGGTTCGAGACTATGGAGAGATCAGTGCTGAAGCACTTAACACttgcacgtgcacacactcgCTGCAGGTTCTCCTGGAGCTAGACGAATAAACAATCAGGAGTCACGAGTGTGTTCGCGCGACTCCTGATTCTTTATTCCTCTAGCTTCAGGAGAAGCTGCGGGGTTCTGAGCATCTAGAAAGATTTCCAgcaaatacaaagacattctgcACAATGGTGTGCTTGTGCAGTTTGGTGAAGTAGCACATGAagtaggtgtgatggtcagggggtACAAACTACTGGCCATAGAGTATATAGGAGGAGAAAAAtacacatcatttttttttttttttagtctcctGGTAATGAAGGAATAGTTCTTCTCAACAGTGACATGCTGGGAAAAATTGTACGTTCGGATACGACACTGGGAACGATTCGACATTTGTTTGCTGTCACTGTCAAAACAACTGGTCTGTCAGCTGCAAAGGGTTTCCTCGCTGCTCGAGAATCTGTTTCAGCTTTGAATTTAAAAAGCGCCTTGAGTGTGAAAGGATGACACAGGAGTCTGCATGTGCACATGTATAAACATCAGCATTAAAGCCCTGGAAGAAAAGGACTCAGTCATGCTGCCAGAGTCTATGACTGAATGAACATAAAGTAACAATATACTCAGAGGTTAGTTCAAACATCAGCTGTACAGCGTTAAACAAGTGAACCGCACCCTCGGGTTTACGTCCACACATAACGGGTATAAATATGAAGTAAATCGTTAGATGCCGATCAAACAGCTGAAGCCAAGAGGATCACGCTTCATGCTGAAGCCTTTCACATCCAGCTACAGGGAATAAAGAAGCTGAACAACGACTGCTTCACCGTGTAACCATATTCAGCAACATAATACCTCAGGTAAATCTGCTGTAACAATCTTTTCGTTCGTTGAATATCgatctgtgtggaaaaaaaaacggtGAAAAGTTCGTCTAGTCTTCACTGTATCGCTTTTCTTGTTTCCACTTAACACTTAAGATGCACAAGATTAGATcttcaaattaatattttaggGAACAAACTTCCATGTCCATGCCTTAAATGGTAGCTTAagtgggttactgatcagagggtcatggttcaagccccagagctgccaagctgccactgttcggcccttgagcgaggcccttaatgCTCTCTGCTCAGAGAGCTgcatcatagctgaccctgtgatCTGACCTCGGCTCCCTAACAAAGCTGAGATATGCGAAGaaatgaatttcactgtgctgtaatatttgtgacaaaaataaaggtttcttcttGAATAATATAACCTGAATAATATGTAATCAAGTAAAAATGCTGGAGCTTTGACCTGCCTCGTGTTCTGAATTCATGCTGTTCGCTCCTGGGACAGCACAAACCATATGGACTAAATTTGAGTACATAACATAGGAAATGTCAAGCATActgataaaacacacagacaaaactgatcagatcaaatcaaatcaaagctACTCTCTGTTCATGTGAGAGACTGATTACTTGGTAAAGAAAAGAAGATTATTTTAGTATCATTGATGCCTCGCTCCTGATTTGTGCCTTAAATATCTGCACTCAAAAACTTGATTAAACTCTTAGAGCCGATCCAAACATCATGTCAAACCACATGCAGTAAAAGTGCTATGCTGTACATAAGTGTCTgtgatttcattattttttttattttaccttatTAGAACATTGCACTATTTTTTTATCCATATGTTCATTATTGTTGTATGATTGACCTGAATGTAATGTAGAATCTCTGAAATATTTTCTTAATGTTGAATTCAACCCTTTATGCTTTAATCACGTTGTGATTTGAGCATGGACTCCAGGAGTTTGTGCAAAAAGGTATGATCACATTTTTTGATCAAATCCATTAGCATGTCACCTGAACAAGTGAATCAACAGAAAAGATTAGACATGTTATACATTTAACAGGCTCAGTTCCTCAATCACACTTTGGCCTACATATAAACAGAGAACTAAAAATATCACAGAAtcctgaatattaaatatttaagatttGTTGTAAAAGATTTCAATAATCTAAAACCTTGTGTTTAGTTCCCAGATTGTTCATGTGGTCTATTGGACCCCATcgtgtatatacatacacattaaaattatatatatacacacacacacacacacatacatacatacatacggtGGGGTCCAATAGACCATGTtaacaatctgtgtgtgtgtatatatgtatgtgtacacacacacatatacacatacacacacacacgctacaaaGTGACTATATGAAGAGTTTTCCCAGGCTGCTACATCCCCATACACAAAGTTTTATAGTTTGTGACCACCAACAATGAGCATGTGTCCAAACCAGACACGACTGTCTGAATAAGTGTTAATGTACAGTCTCTGGATCTGCTGAACAGAGCAGTTCATTATGAGGTAACTAAGTgcaattaaaggtggggtctccgttgtttgaggaatgcttcagaaaactgagttgtgGGGATAGAACAACAGCGAtgtggggataaaaacaaacccaaatgcaggatagtgtagaaataaactgatttattaacttaaaaaacacaaaacagggacaaagacACGACAAGACGCAACAAGGGACGAGACCAATGACGACAAAAGACGACAAGGATTCGGCTAAATTGACAAGACAATTAaccacatgaggaacaggtgtgcagaggcggggaggaagagacaagggcggggcagacacgtgaacacggaacataaacaaaagcacatggccaaagtttaagaaatgctttagaaatccaagagcgatttttttacgTTGCTTTtacgttgtagtctttcaaaagtgcatcatcagccgtctgctttatttgaacggagaagctcagagtcagtcagagctggaggcatttatctataacgttaatcggcggaaagccacaaatacggcaaccaaaagcagtgaaatgtcactattcttattaccagagttgatagcacaacaaaatattaatgcaaacaaaccatttaatactaaataataaataacatttattgacttggtctttgtcttgtgaatttttttttattaattggacacactgtttgaagagaatgcacacatacatgaactgatttgattcaagactggcatcattacatcatgcataacattttattgtccacttttgccattttaaataataccttaataataacttttggcttactatgtagtcatataattatataatataaaactcttcttgttttaaatactCACTGAGGACTAAGCCCCCCTAAAGAAAGCCCCAGGTACAGTGTAtcacagtgaagttattgactgtttttagtattcacttttcgggttttgcactttgcagacggtcccttggaatctgtctctcagtcgtccgcacatagagacttgtgtattttgtccaccgcggagAAAAGCTGAaattgaggaaaattgggttgtagctgcctctcgacattactacgatagaaaagaggtgttatttgtgtaggaacagcgtttagctcaagagttattgactcaggaaactccaacctgtgaatatgtggccaactttacttaagacgccgaggcgcttttttccttctcgataggtgagtaacgttggttttgctttgttacacagaactaatatatgcctttgtcctttacattattatgcttgtttgtttatctgcaattgtattgttcttcccttcaactatgataaagacacatttctttccgttagttgcctgggttacgtatgtatgtgtgggcggagctatcgatacaggggcgggacccatttgggttaggggcgtgtttgttttggtggtttcaaatgtcgacattggctttctaacaacggagaccccgcctttaagtGTTAATGTGACATGTCACAGTGTTAATGTAAAAGTAACTCAGTGCCTTTATGGAGTTAAAACTTTCCTTGACTCTGAGCTGTGAGCTACTTTCATGATTATGTCTTTATTTCCTGTAAACATCAGCTCTTTAAGCAACGACACACATGTGTACTCTCTGTTCTTACCAGGCCTTCGAGCTGAACCTGTTTTACAGCGGACTGCAGACCTGCTGAAGGCGAAGCGTCATTTTCAGGTCCCATCTTCTCAAACACgtcaaacaaaacacaagccTGGGGATTTCCGGTTAATGTGCGGCGGCGTGTTTACAACCGGAGAGAAACAGCACAACCCTGAGTAGTTCCTGTGTGCAGTGTATTACATTCTCCACCTTTTTGCTTACAATGTGTTATCTATAAAATCTGTCTTTTACTTAaacgttttatatatatgtatataattactGATCTCTATCTCTTTACACGTGACTGTAATAGCGTTTATTTAACGAATGTGTTTCCACACGGTCCGGTTTATCTGTAACTCCGCGAGTACCATGCTGgatgtatttttaatgtttttactaGATTTTTCGCGttctttaaataatacaaaGCTGTGTTTTTAAAGCCGATTTGTCCGCTCAGTGAGTCGCTTTCAGATCTCGTTATTGTTTAAGAATAACCTTGATTAGATGAGCTAGTGTTATAAATAAGGTTATTAAGATGAAGATCAAACGACAGAAACATATAAAGAAGGCGATCAGTTTCTATAAGTACAACTTTGGCTTCAGGGAACCGTTTCAAATTCTTATCGACGGTACTTTCTGTCAGgctgctttaaaaaataaaatccagatCAAAGAACAACTGCCTAAATATTTCATGGGAGAGGTTCAGCTTTGCACCACTAAGTAAGTGTTTATGAGCTTTAATTCTGCTTCATCGTCTGTCTCCTGGGATCAGTTTtaattctctctttttcacagATGCGCGCTGAAGGAACTGGAGACACTTTCCAAAGACCTGTATGGAGCTAAATTAATCCTGCAGAGGTTTCAGGTACGGAGATGTAAACACAAGGAGCCTGTTTCTGCCTCTCAGTGTCTGCTGTCGATGCTGGGACAGTCAAATGCACATCACTACTTTGTTGCCACGCAGGTAATTACAAACTATATTTACATtcctggcatttagcagacgcctttatccagagtgacttatattttaatttatacaactaagggttaagggccttactcaggagcccagcagtggcagcttggtggaactgggattcgaacccatgaccttctgatcggtagtccactaggctaccatatccCACAAAGAATTACTTGGTTATATTTACAATTCTGtaatttagcagacacccttatatagagtgacttacaatttatataactgatcaattgagagttaagggccttgctcagaggctcagaagtggcagcttggtggaccttggaTTTGACCTTAATTTGTCAGTCTTTTACTTAAAAGTAATATATAGTTatgattttctttaaaatgtatttatatgcaACAAATTATTAAATAGGTTGTAATTTACATAACACAATATATTTTTCCCCACAGatgcttttaatattattatttaaatgtcgATATCATTTGTGAACTAGTTTATCAAAgtgttttttatattcatttaatgttaattatattgTTTATGACAAGTGCATTCTGTAATCAAAATACcaacatattaaaaatgtatttctatcATAAGTCTACTGTTAAGTCAGTGTGTGAAATGATGTGGAATTACGTGAAAAACAGAACCGTAAGCATAGTATGATTAACAAAAAAggatttcaggaaaaaaaaacaacagatttgtcattcatttatttatatataaaaaataagtgaGCTTTCCTGGTCAAGGTCAAGGATTTGGAGTCTATCCCATAAACACTGCAAAAAGAtttgcactcaagtctccaCATGAACagctaataaattaaaatagatttcatgttaaaacttaaataaatttCGTGGATACAcaattgtgctttttttttttggttattggACTTAggatgaaaatatatttatattaacagcAGGTAATTTCCACAGGCATTCAGTTGtggattataaataaaataaatggtaaATAAATCTGGAAAACATGATTATTGTATGATGATTAAAAAAGATACAAATGCAAATGTACGTGGATGATTTATGGAATGCTAAATGCCTGACTTTTTCTTGTCCATTTGCAGGACAGAGAGTTGACCACATCTCTGTCAGAGATCCCCGGTGTTCCCCTGATGTACATTGTCCTCAACACCATGGTGTTAGACAAACCTTCAGCATGTTCCTTGAAGCATGTAGAGGCGGTGCAGCTGGGAGAGCTTGTGAGTCCTCATCAGCAGCAGAGTCTCCAGAGCCTAAAAGCTGAGAAGGGCATCAGTAAGGACGGTGAGGAACGGCGGGGCAAAAAACGCAAGAGAAAATCAAGCAACCCGAACCCTCTCAGCTGtttgaaaaagaagaagaagaagcaaatGCCACAGCAGCTCAAAACAACAgatggagagaagaagaaaagaagcagGCACAGGAAGAGGAGCAGTGCTGGACCATCCATTAGTATGAACCCAGACCCTTCCAGTACTCAGTCATGACCCACATTCTGTTTATCAGCTTGTATTAATACATCTAAATGCATAAAAATCAGAGTTTCTAGTAAACCTTTAACCAAGATGCCAATTAAAGAGTTTTCATTATTACCAAATGGTTTAATTCCTGTGTGCATTTAAACAATCTTCAGTAGATGATCATTAACATGCTATTACtattagttttaattaaagttttGTAGAATTTAGCCATTTAAAACTGGATCATTTAATATGATTCTACTGGTAGCTATGATGTGAAAAAAACTCAATGTTTATAATGCAACATAGAAACAGATTTCAGTGTTTAATACAATTAGATATTTGAATTGGACAAATGGAGGTAAAAACATCCAAATCTGTagtattaaaattattcataaatTGATGTTcttaattcatatttttttatttgactttaatatgaaatatgaagtacttttattaatttttatattctcATTCCTCTAAACAGTGTCTTTGTTACTGAGCAATATATTAAGTGATCACTTTATTACTAGCTAGGTCAGTGTATAAGGCTCAtatgtgattttttattttttttacaaagaaaaagaagaagaaatgacagAATCAGGCCAACATTCAGTTCCGCTTCATTTGGATAGTGCTGTTAATAATGTTAGTGTTCTTCAGAAGAACCAGTGATTGGGAACTCTGGAGTACGACAAAACCATAAGTATTAACAAAAATCAATTTATatgcattattcattcattcattttgtaccgctttatctgaacttctcgggtcacggggagcctgtgtctatctcgggcgtcatcgggcatcatgacaggatacaccttggtcggagtgccaacccatcgcaggccacacacactttcattcaaacactacagacaattttccagagatgccgaggaaacccccaaggcatggggagaacatgcaaagtccacacacacaaggcggaggtgggaatcgaacccccaaccctggaggtgtgaggcgaacatgctaaccacaaCACCACTGTACCCCCCTATGTGCATTATTATTGGCCAAATTAATCCTCCAACTAGCTTGAATAAGAAACCAACCTTAGTGATTAGGCTCATAATTTGGCAGGAATGATTCAAAAGTGACACTTTTTATTAGTGTTctgggttttttcttttgttttgttttgtgtgtgtgtgtgtgtgtgtgtgtgtgtgtgtgtgtgtgtgtgtgtgtgtgtgtgtgtgtgtgtgtgttctgtgtcatgaagatttcagaccttcattgAAATGatgccaaccctgtgaggatcctgaggcatctaaagatttaccagctccattTGGACTCgtattcagacattctaagagaTGAAAAGTACGTGGTCTTTGAGG
Proteins encoded in this region:
- the utp23 gene encoding rRNA-processing protein UTP23 homolog, which codes for MKIKRQKHIKKAISFYKYNFGFREPFQILIDGTFCQAALKNKIQIKEQLPKYFMGEVQLCTTKCALKELETLSKDLYGAKLILQRFQVRRCKHKEPVSASQCLLSMLGQSNAHHYFVATQDRELTTSLSEIPGVPLMYIVLNTMVLDKPSACSLKHVEAVQLGELVSPHQQQSLQSLKAEKGISKDGEERRGKKRKRKSSNPNPLSCLKKKKKKQMPQQLKTTDGEKKKRSRHRKRSSAGPSISMNPDPSSTQS